The proteins below are encoded in one region of Pacificitalea manganoxidans:
- a CDS encoding aminotransferase class V-fold PLP-dependent enzyme, whose amino-acid sequence MPTPTPETLLDLFRADLPAPQTLGRDLIGKDAQIDGPFGPQTLVYADYVASGRALHCVERFVLERVLPYYANSHTEASFCGGYMTRLRGSARATVALHCGADDRYATVFAGSGATAGVNRLVALLGADHGQVKVILGPYEHHSNILPWRECGAQVIELPEDAAGGPDRAALDAALADTDDFDRVICAFSAASNVTGIIADVCALTRRVKDAGALMVWDYAGGGPYLPITMTPSEGAEIDALVLSPHKFIGGPGASGVVIVRRDVVVTDRPTWAGGGTVRFVTSQDHDYAGDIEHREEAGTPNVIGDIRAALAVIVKDHIGAEMMVQRNAALTDRALAAWQDAPEIEVLGHPEAQRLPIISFRIRDPQGGFIHQQLVTKMLSDRFGIQARGGCACAGPYVLRLLGYDADSATALRAEILAGDELKKPGFVRLNFSVLMTEAEVTHILDSVRTLSRDAAQFVAQYDVDPARAIFTARAGVLAAQ is encoded by the coding sequence ATGCCGACCCCGACCCCCGAAACATTACTGGACCTGTTCCGCGCCGACCTGCCCGCTCCGCAGACGCTTGGCCGTGATCTGATTGGCAAGGACGCGCAGATCGACGGACCGTTCGGACCGCAAACGCTGGTCTATGCCGATTACGTCGCCTCGGGCCGGGCGCTGCATTGCGTGGAACGCTTCGTGCTGGAGCGGGTGCTGCCCTATTACGCCAACAGCCATACCGAAGCGTCGTTCTGTGGCGGCTACATGACCCGCCTGCGCGGCAGTGCCCGTGCCACCGTCGCCCTCCATTGCGGCGCCGATGACCGCTACGCGACGGTGTTTGCAGGCTCCGGCGCGACGGCGGGGGTCAATCGACTGGTGGCATTGCTCGGCGCGGATCACGGGCAGGTCAAGGTGATCCTCGGCCCCTATGAACATCACTCCAATATCCTGCCGTGGCGCGAATGCGGCGCGCAGGTGATCGAACTGCCCGAGGATGCCGCCGGCGGGCCGGACCGCGCCGCGCTGGATGCCGCATTGGCGGATACGGACGATTTCGACCGGGTGATCTGTGCGTTTTCAGCCGCCTCCAACGTCACCGGCATCATTGCGGATGTCTGCGCCCTCACTCGCCGGGTAAAGGACGCGGGCGCGCTGATGGTCTGGGATTACGCGGGCGGCGGTCCCTACCTGCCCATCACCATGACCCCGTCCGAGGGCGCCGAGATCGACGCACTGGTGCTGTCGCCGCATAAATTCATCGGCGGGCCGGGGGCCTCGGGGGTGGTGATCGTGCGCCGGGATGTCGTGGTCACGGATCGCCCAACTTGGGCCGGGGGCGGCACCGTGCGGTTCGTCACCTCGCAGGATCACGACTATGCCGGAGATATCGAGCACCGGGAGGAGGCCGGCACCCCGAATGTGATCGGCGACATCCGCGCCGCGCTGGCCGTCATCGTCAAGGATCACATCGGCGCCGAAATGATGGTCCAGCGCAACGCCGCGCTGACCGACCGTGCGCTTGCCGCGTGGCAGGACGCGCCAGAGATCGAGGTGCTGGGTCACCCTGAGGCGCAGCGCTTGCCGATCATCTCGTTCCGCATCCGCGATCCGCAGGGCGGCTTCATCCATCAGCAACTGGTGACCAAGATGCTGTCGGACCGGTTCGGAATTCAGGCGCGCGGCGGCTGTGCCTGCGCCGGCCCCTATGTTCTGCGTCTGCTGGGCTATGACGCCGACAGCGCCACCGCGCTCAGGGCCGAGATCCTCGCCGGGGACGAATTGAAGAAACCGGGCTTCGTGCGGCTGAACTTCTCGGTGCTGATGACCGAGGCGGAGGTGACCCATATCCTCGACAGCGTGCGCACCCTGTCCCGCGATGCCGCGCAGTTCGTCGCGCAATACGATGTCGATCCGGCCCGCGCGATCTTTACCGCCCGCGCCGGGGTGCTGGCGGCCCAGTAA
- a CDS encoding ABC transporter substrate-binding protein, whose translation MTWLRSVIAAVLLLPQAVMGQEATARFGNGATEFLLRSTTDIAIIRPVIDRFVALNPDLTIAYEQWGSNDLFAVSRAECTGDGVAADAVFSSAVQQLVWMVNAACAHPYRSSATLALPRTRRWRDELWGITTEPAVIVYNKNLLADDQVPRSRFALLDALRSNPEFYRDRIATYDIASSGLGYLFAYADSLEASTFGALLEGFARVDAVATCCSSEIIEAVADGRFLIAYNVLGSYAANITRPEVGMVLPQDYTLFLSRGLMIPRGARHKAAATALLDFLLSAEAQDLLRQAGLVMGTDTAEADLTASARRFIPLSPSLLVSLDANRSGFLLRYWDDTFAGSTGP comes from the coding sequence ATGACATGGTTGAGATCCGTGATCGCGGCGGTGCTGCTGCTGCCGCAGGCCGTAATGGGGCAGGAGGCCACGGCGCGTTTTGGCAACGGGGCGACCGAATTCCTGCTGCGCTCCACTACGGATATCGCCATCATCCGCCCGGTCATCGACCGCTTTGTCGCGCTGAACCCGGATCTGACCATCGCCTATGAGCAGTGGGGGTCGAACGATCTGTTTGCCGTCAGCCGCGCGGAGTGCACCGGCGATGGCGTCGCGGCGGACGCGGTGTTTTCATCGGCGGTGCAGCAATTGGTCTGGATGGTGAATGCCGCCTGCGCGCATCCCTACCGATCCTCCGCCACGCTTGCCCTGCCGCGCACCCGCCGCTGGCGCGATGAGTTGTGGGGGATCACGACCGAACCGGCGGTGATCGTTTATAACAAAAATCTTCTTGCCGACGATCAGGTGCCGCGCAGCCGGTTTGCCCTGCTCGATGCATTGCGCTCGAACCCGGAATTTTACCGCGACCGGATCGCCACCTATGACATCGCATCCTCGGGGCTGGGCTATCTGTTTGCCTATGCCGATAGTCTGGAGGCCTCGACCTTTGGTGCGCTGCTGGAAGGGTTCGCGCGCGTCGATGCGGTCGCCACATGCTGTTCGTCGGAAATCATCGAGGCGGTTGCCGATGGCCGGTTCCTGATTGCCTATAACGTGCTGGGGTCCTACGCCGCCAACATCACCCGGCCCGAGGTCGGCATGGTGCTGCCGCAGGATTATACGCTGTTTTTGTCGCGGGGGCTGATGATCCCGCGCGGCGCCCGGCACAAGGCCGCTGCAACCGCCCTGCTGGATTTCCTGCTGTCGGCCGAGGCGCAGGATCTGCTGCGGCAGGCCGGGCTGGTCATGGGCACCGATACGGCGGAGGCGGACCTGACCGCCAGCGCGCGCCGCTTCATCCCGCTGTCGCCCTCGCTTCTGGTCTCGCTCGATGCCAATCGCAGCGGCTTCCTGCTGCGCTACTGGGACGATACATTCGCAGGCAGCACCGGCCCATGA
- a CDS encoding DUF6635 family protein has product MNHGPDGQGAKGAMTSSHDTAQAVRERIDSFVRGHFHLRGTLRLHRRALGWDLLRAPVNVVLAPLFLLVMLAGLLARAVGLRRVGTWLGNRRMLFKTAVARGIEERIAADLLQGAPLTPRSQALIDDYTAVRSAVAEITTSLVVLVAGWALFGTATPGIASLAPTVSGYVGHATAVMGFPLGDRLGSVWYAVFPVSLPVYFVIATGVILAMVASLVTTFAGILADPVQAHLGIHRRRLARLLDRIGRAEGETSALAPEHILARLADLSDAGISLVRLFRS; this is encoded by the coding sequence ATGAACCATGGACCGGACGGGCAGGGGGCGAAGGGCGCGATGACCAGCAGTCATGACACGGCACAGGCCGTGCGGGAGCGCATCGACAGCTTCGTGCGGGGCCATTTTCACCTGCGCGGCACATTGCGATTGCACCGTCGCGCGCTGGGCTGGGATCTGCTGCGTGCGCCGGTCAACGTGGTGCTGGCGCCGCTGTTTTTGCTGGTGATGCTGGCAGGTCTTCTGGCGCGCGCGGTTGGGCTGCGCCGGGTCGGGACGTGGCTGGGAAACCGCCGTATGCTGTTCAAGACCGCCGTGGCGCGCGGCATCGAAGAGCGCATCGCCGCCGATCTGTTGCAAGGCGCACCGCTCACCCCGCGCAGTCAGGCATTGATTGACGACTATACCGCCGTGCGCTCCGCCGTGGCCGAAATCACCACCTCGCTGGTCGTGCTGGTGGCGGGGTGGGCGCTGTTTGGCACCGCTACGCCGGGGATCGCCTCGCTTGCGCCGACCGTGTCGGGCTATGTCGGTCACGCCACCGCCGTCATGGGGTTCCCGCTGGGCGACCGGCTGGGGTCGGTCTGGTATGCCGTGTTCCCGGTGTCGCTGCCGGTGTACTTCGTCATTGCGACGGGGGTGATCCTTGCGATGGTGGCGTCGCTGGTGACGACCTTTGCGGGTATTCTCGCGGACCCGGTGCAGGCGCATCTGGGCATCCACAGGCGGCGGCTGGCGCGGTTGCTGGACCGGATCGGACGCGCGGAGGGGGAGACCTCCGCACTGGCGCCGGAACATATCCTTGCGCGGCTGGCGGATCTGAGCGACGCGGGGATCAGTCTGGTGCGGCTGTTCCGGTCCTGA
- a CDS encoding DMT family transporter — protein sequence MSLTVFLAVILAALLHASWNALVKGGRDKHLAMAAVVIGQAIFAVPVLLVVPAPNPASYPLMAAGVVLHLGYQLFLLASYRTGDLTQVYPLARGSAPLIVAAVSVVVLGVPLEPLQLGAVALIGLGIISMALVRRGAGQRNRHAAALALTTGCFIASYSLVDGMGARQAGTALGFYGWMTIANALIFAVLAALRWPAMLRRVPTEGRRLLFIGGGASYAAYALVLWAFTQAPIALVTALRETSIIFALLIGVFILREKLDLAKVVATMMTLAGVVMLRMAKQSS from the coding sequence TTGAGCCTTACCGTCTTTCTTGCCGTGATCCTCGCGGCGCTTCTGCATGCCAGTTGGAACGCCTTGGTCAAAGGCGGGCGCGATAAGCATCTGGCGATGGCTGCGGTGGTCATCGGGCAGGCGATCTTTGCCGTGCCGGTGCTGTTGGTCGTGCCCGCGCCTAACCCCGCCAGCTATCCGCTGATGGCGGCGGGCGTGGTGCTGCATCTGGGCTATCAGCTGTTTTTGCTGGCATCCTATCGCACCGGCGATCTGACGCAGGTCTATCCGCTCGCCCGCGGCAGCGCACCGCTGATCGTCGCGGCGGTGTCGGTGGTGGTGCTGGGCGTGCCGCTGGAGCCGCTGCAACTGGGCGCGGTGGCGCTGATCGGGCTGGGCATCATTTCGATGGCGCTGGTGCGACGCGGGGCGGGGCAACGTAACCGGCACGCCGCGGCGCTGGCGCTGACGACGGGCTGCTTCATCGCCTCCTATTCGCTGGTCGATGGCATGGGCGCGCGGCAGGCCGGGACGGCGCTGGGGTTCTATGGCTGGATGACCATCGCCAACGCGCTGATCTTTGCCGTGCTCGCCGCGCTGCGCTGGCCTGCGATGCTGCGCCGTGTGCCGACCGAAGGACGGCGGCTGTTGTTCATCGGGGGCGGTGCCTCCTATGCCGCCTATGCGCTGGTGCTTTGGGCCTTCACGCAGGCGCCGATCGCGCTGGTGACGGCCTTGCGCGAGACCTCGATCATCTTTGCGTTGCTGATCGGCGTGTTCATCCTGCGCGAGAAGCTCGATCTGGCCAAGGTCGTGGCGACGATGATGACGCTGGCGGGTGTGGTCATGTTGCGCATGGCCAAGCAGTCCTCGTAA